One part of the Anaeromyxobacter sp. Fw109-5 genome encodes these proteins:
- a CDS encoding lactate utilization protein B, producing the protein MIGHAERAARFAADDARAHWHDQALWWVRAKRDKAASAVPDWERLRGLASAIKAHTQSRLADYLEEFERNATAAGARVHWARDAEEHNAIVHRILADRGATRLVKSKSMLTEECHLNPYLEARGIEVVDTDLGERIVQLAHEPPSHIVLPAIHRKKEEIGELFHHKLGTAAGLSDPKVLTEAARGHLRERFMRAQAGLTGVNFAVAETGHVVVCTNEGNADMGTSLPPIHIACMGVEKLVPRLADLAVFLRLLARSATGQPTTTYTTHFLGPLRGGELHIVVVDNGRSRLLADETFRRALHCIRCGACMNTCPVFRRSGGYSYAYTIPGPIGSVLAPSVDPRAHASLPFASSLCGSCDDVCPVRIPLHDQLLARRRDAARAGLLSSGKRLGMRLAGMVLRSGFLYLLASRLGKLLGRALPRRILYGRWNVWGRQRELPPLPRESFRDLYRQHRSERRG; encoded by the coding sequence ATGATCGGCCACGCGGAGCGAGCGGCGCGGTTCGCGGCGGACGACGCGAGGGCGCACTGGCACGACCAGGCGCTCTGGTGGGTGCGGGCGAAGCGCGACAAGGCGGCCTCGGCGGTCCCGGACTGGGAGCGGCTGCGCGGGCTCGCCTCCGCCATCAAGGCGCACACCCAGTCGCGCCTCGCCGACTACCTCGAGGAGTTCGAGCGGAACGCCACCGCCGCGGGCGCCCGGGTCCACTGGGCGCGCGACGCGGAGGAGCACAACGCCATCGTCCACCGCATCCTCGCGGATCGCGGCGCGACGCGCCTCGTGAAGTCGAAGTCGATGCTCACCGAGGAGTGCCACCTCAACCCGTACCTCGAGGCGCGGGGCATCGAGGTCGTGGACACGGATCTCGGCGAGCGAATCGTCCAGCTCGCGCACGAGCCCCCCTCGCACATCGTGCTCCCCGCCATCCACCGCAAGAAGGAGGAGATCGGCGAGCTGTTCCACCACAAGCTCGGGACGGCGGCGGGGCTCTCCGACCCGAAGGTCCTCACCGAGGCCGCCCGGGGTCACCTGCGCGAGCGGTTCATGCGCGCGCAGGCCGGGCTCACCGGCGTGAACTTCGCGGTCGCCGAGACCGGCCACGTCGTCGTCTGCACGAACGAGGGCAACGCGGACATGGGCACCTCGCTGCCGCCCATCCACATCGCGTGCATGGGGGTGGAGAAGCTCGTCCCGCGCCTCGCGGATCTGGCGGTCTTCCTGCGGCTGCTGGCGCGCAGCGCCACCGGCCAGCCGACGACCACGTACACCACCCACTTCCTGGGCCCGCTCCGCGGGGGCGAGCTGCACATCGTCGTGGTGGACAACGGCCGGAGCCGGCTGCTCGCGGACGAGACCTTCCGGCGCGCGCTGCACTGCATCCGGTGCGGCGCCTGCATGAACACCTGCCCCGTCTTCAGGCGCAGCGGCGGCTACAGCTACGCGTACACCATCCCCGGCCCCATCGGCTCCGTCCTCGCGCCCTCCGTCGACCCGCGCGCGCACGCCTCGCTCCCGTTCGCGTCGAGCCTATGCGGCTCGTGCGACGACGTCTGCCCGGTCCGCATCCCGCTCCACGACCAGCTCCTCGCGCGACGCCGCGACGCCGCCCGCGCCGGGCTCCTCTCCTCCGGGAAGCGGCTCGGCATGAGGCTCGCGGGGATGGTGCTGCGCTCCGGCTTCCTGTACCTGCTCGCCAGCCGCCTGGGGAAGCTCCTCGGCCGCGCGCTGCCCCGCCGGATCCTGTACGGCCGCTGGAACGTGTGGGGCCGTCAGCGGGAGCTGCCGCCCTTGCCGCGGGAGAGCTTCCGCGACCTCTACCGGCAGCACAGGAGCGAGCGCCGTGGATAG
- a CDS encoding (Fe-S)-binding protein produces MKVALFIPCYVDQLYPHVGMATVRVLEKLGVEIVYPEEQTCCGQPMANAGFADDAAPLARKFLEVFGRFEHVVCPSGSCTSMVRNHYDPYLAGAPGFEALKQGTFELCEFITDVLKVARIPGRYPLKVGLHQSCHGLRELRLGSASELLVPRYSKVASLLSSLEGIELVPLARPDECCGFGGTFAVAEEAVSCMMGRDRIADHVKAGAEVVTGTDVSCLMHMDGLARRAGERVRFRHVAEILAEAMA; encoded by the coding sequence ATGAAGGTCGCGCTGTTCATCCCGTGCTACGTGGACCAGCTCTACCCGCACGTGGGCATGGCCACCGTGCGCGTGCTCGAGAAGCTCGGCGTCGAGATCGTCTACCCGGAGGAGCAGACCTGCTGCGGCCAGCCCATGGCCAACGCCGGGTTCGCCGACGACGCGGCGCCGCTCGCCCGGAAGTTCCTCGAGGTGTTCGGGCGCTTCGAGCACGTGGTCTGCCCGTCGGGGAGCTGCACCTCGATGGTGCGGAACCACTACGACCCGTACCTCGCCGGAGCGCCCGGCTTCGAGGCGCTGAAGCAGGGCACGTTCGAGCTCTGCGAGTTCATCACCGACGTCCTGAAGGTCGCCCGCATCCCGGGGCGCTACCCGCTCAAGGTGGGGCTCCACCAGAGCTGCCACGGGCTGCGCGAGCTCCGGCTCGGCAGCGCGAGCGAGCTGCTCGTGCCGCGCTACAGCAAGGTCGCGAGCCTGCTCTCGTCGCTCGAGGGGATCGAGCTCGTCCCGCTGGCGCGGCCGGACGAGTGCTGCGGGTTCGGCGGCACCTTCGCGGTGGCGGAGGAGGCGGTCTCCTGCATGATGGGGCGCGACCGGATCGCCGACCACGTGAAGGCGGGCGCCGAGGTGGTCACCGGCACGGACGTCTCCTGCCTCATGCACATGGACGGCCTCGCCCGCCGCGCCGGCGAGCGGGTCCGGTTCCGCCACGTGGCGGAGATCCTCGCGGAGGCCATGGCATGA
- a CDS encoding L-lactate permease, whose translation MSPWIQGYTPLGNLFLSALVAALPVVVLLGALAFFHVKAHVAAVLGLVLALAIAIFVYGMPAQMAGATALYGAAFGLLPIGWIVLNAIFVYDITVKTGKFEVVKDTIAGLAGDRRIQVLLIAFAFGAFIEGAAGFGTPVAISAAMLIGLGFKPLAAAGLALIGNTAPVAYGALGTPIITLAKVTGLPELSLSAMAGRQLPLFSLIVPFWLVWAMAGFRGMLGVWPACLVAGLSFAIPQFVVSNFFGPSLVDIVAAASCIVSTYLFLKVWQPKEEWRFADERAAAPAGVRPSLGAAGTAPHRKHSPRDAFMGWMPWIVLSVLVFIWGMPSVKTWLNGIFNPTWDVPFLHNLVLKAPPVAKALHPEAAKFSLNLLSATGTSLLLAGVVAGLWLKLGVRELVKTYLHTLKRVRFSLLTIAAMLALGFTTRYSGSDSTMGLAFASTGWMFPFFSPLLGWLGVALTGSDTSSNVLFGNLQVVSAQQIGMSPILAAASNSTGGVMGKMIDAQSIVVASVATNQHGQEGVILRYVFWHSLVLACLVGVVTFLQAYWLTGMVPK comes from the coding sequence ATGAGTCCCTGGATTCAAGGGTACACGCCCCTCGGAAACCTGTTCCTCTCCGCGCTCGTCGCGGCTTTGCCCGTCGTGGTGCTGCTCGGGGCGCTCGCGTTCTTCCACGTGAAGGCGCACGTCGCGGCGGTGCTCGGCCTCGTGCTGGCGCTCGCGATCGCGATCTTCGTGTACGGCATGCCCGCGCAGATGGCGGGCGCCACCGCGCTGTACGGAGCGGCGTTCGGGCTTTTGCCCATCGGCTGGATCGTGCTGAACGCGATCTTCGTCTACGACATCACGGTCAAGACGGGGAAGTTCGAGGTGGTGAAGGACACCATCGCGGGCCTCGCCGGCGACCGGCGCATCCAGGTGCTCCTCATCGCCTTCGCCTTCGGCGCGTTCATCGAGGGCGCCGCGGGCTTCGGCACGCCGGTGGCGATCTCTGCGGCGATGCTGATCGGCCTCGGCTTCAAGCCGCTCGCGGCGGCCGGCCTCGCCCTGATCGGCAACACCGCGCCGGTGGCCTACGGCGCGCTCGGCACGCCCATCATCACGCTCGCCAAGGTGACCGGCCTCCCCGAGCTCTCGCTCTCCGCGATGGCCGGCCGGCAGCTCCCCCTGTTCTCGCTCATCGTGCCCTTCTGGCTCGTGTGGGCGATGGCCGGCTTCCGCGGCATGCTCGGCGTATGGCCGGCGTGCCTCGTCGCCGGGCTCTCGTTCGCGATCCCGCAGTTCGTCGTCTCCAACTTCTTCGGCCCGTCCCTCGTCGACATCGTCGCGGCCGCCTCCTGCATCGTCTCGACCTACCTGTTCCTGAAGGTCTGGCAGCCGAAGGAGGAGTGGCGCTTCGCCGACGAGAGAGCGGCCGCGCCGGCGGGGGTCCGCCCGTCCCTCGGCGCCGCCGGGACCGCGCCGCACCGCAAGCACTCGCCGCGCGACGCGTTCATGGGCTGGATGCCCTGGATCGTGCTCTCCGTGCTCGTGTTCATCTGGGGCATGCCGTCCGTGAAGACCTGGCTCAACGGGATCTTCAACCCGACCTGGGACGTCCCGTTCCTCCACAACCTCGTGCTGAAGGCGCCGCCGGTCGCGAAGGCGCTCCACCCCGAGGCCGCGAAGTTCAGCCTGAACCTGCTCTCCGCCACCGGCACGAGCCTCCTCCTCGCCGGCGTGGTCGCGGGCCTGTGGCTGAAGCTCGGGGTCCGGGAGCTCGTGAAGACCTACCTGCACACGCTGAAGCGCGTCCGGTTCTCGCTCCTGACGATCGCCGCGATGCTCGCGCTCGGGTTCACGACGCGCTACTCCGGCTCCGACTCGACGATGGGGCTCGCGTTCGCCTCCACGGGCTGGATGTTCCCGTTCTTCTCGCCGCTCCTCGGCTGGCTCGGCGTCGCGCTCACCGGCTCCGACACCTCCTCGAACGTGCTCTTCGGGAACCTCCAGGTCGTCTCCGCGCAGCAGATCGGCATGAGCCCCATCCTCGCCGCGGCCTCCAACAGCACCGGCGGCGTGATGGGCAAGATGATCGACGCGCAGAGCATCGTCGTCGCGAGCGTCGCGACGAACCAGCACGGCCAGGAGGGGGTCATCCTGCGCTACGTCTTCTGGCACTCCCTCGTGCTCGCCTGCCTGGTCGGCGTCGTCACGTTCTTGCAAGCCTACTGGCTCACGGGCATGGTCCCGAAGTAG
- a CDS encoding FAD-binding and (Fe-S)-binding domain-containing protein, which yields MPKRKDLRALPEPYRRLHDALAPHLPGDRIIADPLRRLAFGTDASFYRLIPKLVVQARSADEVARVLREAAALGLPVTFRAAGTSLSGQAISDSVLVLVAGGFRGLTVLDGGERVACEPGVIGADVNLALAPFGRKLGPDPASIGSCMVGGIAANNSSGMCCGTAQNTYRTVESMKLVLWDGTFVDTADAASRARLAGSHPELLRGLAAVRDELRADPALRARIAEKFRIKNTTGYSLNAFVDFDDPVDILLHLLVGSEGTLAFIAEITYRTVVEQPHKASALAFFPDIGEAARATQLLAGGPVSAVELMDRASLRAVEGKPGMPAELRGLVEDAAALLIETRAPDPAALHAQIAECLARLAPVPTLSPVAFTPVKAEYERLWDIRRGLFPAVGAARPIGSTVVIEDVAFPIARMAEGTVDLRRLLTAHGYSDAIIFGHALDGNLHFVFTPEFGDVQEVTRYARFMDDVCQMVARKYDGSLKAEHGTGRNMAPFVELEWGEKAYGLMRRIKSLLDPHTLLNPGVIINGDPRAHLQALKPLPRAHPIIDRCIECGFCEPRCPSRDLTTTPRQRIVVQRELARLRVTAEDPDLLQRLEADYEYMGDQTCATDGLCATACPVGIDTGAHTKWLRAQRRGDDPGIAASAAEHFAVVGSVARAALRAADAAHAVLGAGAMGAVARGVRAATGGRLPLWNPAMPRAVKPRLTGTSTGADLRAVYFPSCIARTMGPARGDEAPPVYAALLSLFAKARCDVVFPDGMADLCCGMPFESKGFPVQAEEKARQLEEALLAASDDGALPVVFDTSPCTYRMKSVTQGKLRILDPVEFIDRFLLPRLEIVRAPGPIALHVTCSATKTGLAETYRRVAVACAERVVVPSGVGCCGFAGDRGFTHPELNAAALAPLAAALPADCREGFSASRTCEIGLSLHSGIPYRSLAVLVDRCASPRPVRASPPEVAHAAVRIADPTQ from the coding sequence ATGCCCAAGCGGAAGGACCTTCGCGCGCTGCCCGAGCCGTACCGGCGCCTGCACGACGCGCTCGCCCCTCACCTCCCCGGGGATCGGATCATCGCCGATCCCCTGCGCCGGCTCGCCTTCGGCACCGACGCGAGCTTCTACCGGCTGATCCCGAAGCTGGTCGTGCAGGCGCGCTCGGCCGACGAGGTGGCGAGGGTGCTGCGCGAGGCCGCCGCGCTCGGGCTGCCCGTCACGTTCCGCGCCGCCGGCACGAGCCTCTCCGGCCAGGCCATCTCCGACTCCGTGCTCGTGCTGGTGGCGGGAGGGTTCCGCGGGCTCACCGTGCTCGACGGCGGGGAGCGGGTGGCCTGCGAGCCGGGCGTGATCGGCGCCGACGTGAACCTCGCCCTCGCGCCCTTCGGGCGCAAGCTCGGGCCCGACCCCGCCTCCATCGGCTCGTGCATGGTGGGCGGCATCGCCGCGAACAACTCGTCCGGGATGTGCTGCGGCACCGCGCAGAACACGTACCGGACCGTGGAGAGCATGAAGCTCGTCCTCTGGGACGGGACCTTCGTCGACACCGCCGACGCGGCCTCGCGCGCGCGCCTCGCCGGGAGCCACCCCGAGCTCCTCCGCGGGCTCGCCGCCGTCCGCGACGAGCTCCGCGCGGACCCCGCGCTGCGCGCCCGGATCGCCGAGAAGTTCCGCATCAAGAACACGACGGGCTACTCGCTCAACGCGTTCGTGGACTTCGACGACCCCGTCGACATCCTGCTGCACCTCCTCGTCGGCTCGGAGGGCACCCTCGCCTTCATCGCCGAGATCACCTACCGCACCGTGGTCGAGCAGCCGCACAAGGCGAGCGCGCTGGCGTTCTTCCCGGACATCGGCGAGGCCGCGCGGGCGACGCAGCTCCTGGCCGGCGGCCCGGTGTCGGCGGTGGAGCTCATGGATCGCGCCTCGCTCCGCGCGGTCGAGGGGAAGCCCGGCATGCCCGCCGAGCTGCGCGGCCTCGTGGAGGACGCGGCGGCGCTCCTCATCGAGACGCGCGCCCCCGATCCGGCCGCGCTCCACGCGCAGATCGCCGAGTGCCTCGCGCGCCTGGCGCCGGTCCCCACCCTCTCCCCGGTCGCCTTCACGCCGGTGAAGGCGGAGTACGAGCGGCTGTGGGACATCCGCCGCGGCCTCTTCCCCGCCGTGGGGGCGGCGCGCCCGATCGGCTCCACGGTGGTCATCGAGGACGTGGCGTTCCCGATCGCCCGCATGGCGGAGGGCACGGTCGACCTGCGCCGGCTCCTGACCGCGCACGGCTACTCCGACGCGATCATCTTCGGCCACGCGCTCGACGGGAACCTCCACTTCGTCTTCACCCCGGAGTTCGGGGACGTCCAGGAGGTGACGCGCTACGCACGCTTCATGGACGACGTCTGCCAGATGGTGGCGCGCAAGTACGACGGCTCGCTCAAGGCCGAGCACGGCACCGGCCGGAACATGGCGCCGTTCGTCGAGCTCGAGTGGGGCGAGAAGGCGTACGGCCTCATGCGCCGCATCAAGTCGCTGCTCGACCCGCACACGCTGCTCAACCCCGGGGTGATCATCAACGGCGACCCGCGCGCCCACCTCCAGGCGCTGAAGCCGCTCCCCCGGGCGCACCCGATCATCGACCGCTGCATCGAGTGCGGCTTCTGCGAGCCGCGCTGCCCGTCGCGCGACCTCACCACCACCCCGCGGCAGCGGATCGTCGTCCAGCGCGAGCTGGCGCGGCTGCGCGTCACCGCGGAGGATCCCGACCTGCTCCAGCGCCTGGAGGCCGACTACGAGTACATGGGCGACCAGACCTGCGCGACGGACGGCCTGTGCGCCACCGCGTGCCCGGTCGGCATCGACACCGGCGCGCACACGAAGTGGCTGCGCGCCCAGCGGCGCGGAGACGACCCGGGGATCGCGGCCTCCGCCGCCGAGCACTTCGCCGTGGTGGGCTCGGTGGCGCGGGCGGCCCTGCGGGCCGCCGACGCGGCCCACGCGGTGCTGGGTGCCGGCGCCATGGGCGCCGTCGCGCGCGGCGTGCGCGCGGCGACCGGAGGGAGGCTGCCGCTCTGGAACCCGGCCATGCCGCGCGCCGTGAAGCCGCGCCTCACCGGCACCTCCACCGGCGCGGATCTCCGGGCGGTGTACTTCCCGAGCTGCATCGCCCGCACGATGGGGCCCGCGCGCGGCGACGAGGCGCCGCCGGTGTACGCCGCGCTCCTGTCGCTCTTCGCGAAGGCGCGCTGCGACGTGGTCTTCCCGGACGGCATGGCCGACCTGTGCTGCGGGATGCCCTTCGAGTCGAAGGGCTTCCCCGTCCAGGCGGAGGAGAAGGCGCGCCAGCTCGAGGAGGCGCTCCTCGCGGCGAGCGACGACGGGGCGCTCCCCGTGGTCTTCGACACGAGCCCCTGCACCTACCGCATGAAGAGCGTGACCCAGGGGAAGCTGCGCATCCTCGATCCGGTCGAGTTCATCGACCGCTTCCTGCTCCCGCGGCTGGAGATCGTGCGCGCGCCCGGGCCCATCGCACTCCACGTGACCTGCAGCGCGACCAAGACGGGGCTCGCGGAGACCTACCGGCGCGTCGCCGTCGCGTGCGCCGAGCGCGTCGTCGTCCCGAGCGGCGTCGGCTGTTGCGGCTTCGCGGGGGACCGGGGGTTCACGCACCCGGAGCTGAACGCGGCGGCCCTCGCCCCGCTCGCCGCCGCGCTGCCGGCCGACTGCCGCGAGGGCTTCTCCGCCTCGCGCACCTGCGAGATCGGGCTCTCGCTGCACTCCGGGATCCCCTACCGCTCCCTCGCGGTCCTCGTGGACCGCTGCGCGTCGCCGCGGCCGGTGCGCGCGTCCCCACCCGAAGTCGCGCACGCCGCGGTGCGCATCGCCGACCCCACCCAGTAG
- the btsR gene encoding two-component system response regulator BtsR translates to MMRALIVDDEPGARAELRALLEQTGAVEIAGECPNAVEALNAVQRERPDVLFLDVQMPVVNGFELLAMLDEDVLPAVVFVTAHDAFALRAFEESAADYLLKPVTRERLAKTVEKLARRTSPAPRPTVPAPPLTRVPCLAGKAIKLVPLAEVDHVRSSAAGVYVVTAAGEFLTDLTLRVLEERGGLVRCHKQHLVNLERIDEIRPGEDPAATVRTRAGHLVPVSRRFLAALRERLGL, encoded by the coding sequence ATGATGCGAGCGCTCATCGTGGACGACGAGCCCGGCGCGCGCGCGGAGCTGCGCGCGCTGCTCGAGCAGACCGGGGCCGTCGAGATCGCGGGCGAGTGCCCGAACGCCGTGGAGGCCCTGAACGCCGTCCAGCGCGAGCGGCCGGACGTCCTGTTCCTGGACGTGCAGATGCCGGTCGTGAACGGGTTCGAGCTCCTCGCCATGCTCGACGAGGACGTCTTGCCGGCGGTCGTGTTCGTGACCGCGCACGACGCCTTCGCGCTGCGGGCGTTCGAGGAGAGCGCGGCGGACTACCTCCTGAAGCCCGTCACGCGCGAGCGGCTCGCGAAGACGGTCGAGAAGCTCGCCCGCCGCACCTCCCCGGCGCCGCGCCCGACCGTCCCCGCGCCCCCGCTCACGCGCGTCCCATGCCTGGCGGGCAAGGCGATCAAGCTCGTCCCGCTCGCCGAGGTGGATCACGTCCGCTCGAGCGCGGCGGGCGTGTACGTCGTGACCGCCGCGGGCGAGTTCCTCACCGACCTCACGCTGCGCGTGCTGGAGGAGCGCGGCGGCCTCGTGCGCTGCCACAAGCAGCACCTCGTGAACCTCGAGCGCATCGACGAGATCCGGCCCGGCGAGGATCCCGCCGCCACCGTCCGCACCCGCGCCGGGCATCTCGTGCCGGTGAGCCGGAGGTTCCTCGCGGCGCTCAGGGAGCGGCTGGGGCTGTGA
- a CDS encoding sensor histidine kinase, translated as MRLLLSLLQAMSVFFVLFHLYSRSPAFRPQRTDWLRPRARLSLYLFFSGISILGTYLGLRLEGGAVANTRAMGAVLAGLLGGPALGGAVGVTAGLHRISLGGITAMSGAISTSLEGLIAGLVHLYFTRRGTPERIISWRLAGALTALGEVGHMGMLLLVSRPTADVIALIRIIAGPMILANAAGAALFMTVLRDRANLYDKVGAMTSAKALRVAERTLEPLAKGFNREVAVELATIIQEETGVGAVAITDGDTILSFVGAGFDHHRPGAPIASPLTRRAIEGREVVFADGRRERYRCPLSPTCPIASALVVPLEVDGQIIGTVQLFEPRAKRFRSMNRSLGEGLAHLLSEQLLRARYESQKNLLVRAELKLVQAQVNPHFLFNALNTIIAATRTAPEQARALLVHLSNFFRKNLKRSAELSTLEEELDHVRSYLEIERARFPDRLVVEIDVDPELLAVELPTFTLQPLIENAVKHGLAATLDRGVARIRARREGDVALIDVEDNAGTWRAPLAGDGLGMTLVDRRIKSLMGGAFGVSVSCVPAELTRVTVRVPLEARAA; from the coding sequence ATGCGACTCCTCCTCTCGCTCCTCCAGGCGATGTCCGTCTTCTTCGTGCTGTTCCACCTGTACAGCCGCTCGCCCGCGTTCCGGCCGCAGCGCACCGACTGGCTGCGCCCCCGCGCGAGGCTCTCGCTCTACCTGTTCTTCTCGGGGATCTCGATCCTCGGCACCTACCTCGGCCTGCGCCTGGAGGGCGGCGCGGTCGCGAACACGCGCGCGATGGGCGCCGTGCTCGCGGGCCTCCTCGGCGGACCGGCGCTGGGCGGGGCCGTGGGCGTGACCGCCGGCCTGCACCGCATCTCGCTGGGCGGAATCACGGCGATGTCCGGCGCCATCTCGACCTCGCTCGAGGGGCTGATCGCGGGGCTCGTGCACCTCTACTTCACGCGGCGCGGGACGCCCGAGCGGATCATCAGCTGGAGGCTCGCCGGCGCGCTCACCGCGCTCGGCGAGGTCGGCCACATGGGGATGCTGCTCCTCGTCTCGCGGCCGACCGCGGACGTGATCGCCCTCATCCGGATCATCGCGGGGCCCATGATCCTCGCGAACGCCGCCGGCGCCGCGCTGTTCATGACGGTGCTGCGGGATCGCGCGAACCTCTACGACAAGGTCGGGGCGATGACCTCCGCGAAGGCGCTCCGGGTCGCGGAGCGCACGCTCGAGCCGCTCGCCAAGGGCTTCAACCGCGAGGTCGCGGTGGAGCTCGCGACCATCATCCAGGAGGAGACCGGGGTCGGCGCCGTCGCGATCACCGACGGCGACACGATCCTCTCCTTCGTCGGGGCAGGGTTCGATCACCACCGCCCGGGCGCCCCGATCGCCTCCCCGCTCACGCGCCGCGCCATCGAGGGACGCGAGGTGGTGTTCGCCGACGGGCGCCGCGAGCGCTACCGCTGCCCCCTCTCGCCGACCTGCCCGATCGCCTCGGCGCTCGTGGTGCCGCTCGAGGTGGACGGCCAGATCATCGGGACGGTCCAGCTCTTCGAGCCGCGCGCGAAGCGGTTCCGCAGCATGAACCGCTCCCTCGGAGAGGGGCTCGCCCACCTCCTCTCCGAGCAGCTCCTGCGCGCGCGCTACGAGAGCCAGAAGAACCTGCTCGTCCGCGCCGAGCTGAAGCTCGTCCAGGCGCAGGTGAACCCGCACTTCCTGTTCAACGCGCTGAACACCATCATCGCCGCGACCCGCACGGCGCCGGAGCAGGCGCGCGCGCTGCTCGTGCACCTCTCCAACTTCTTCCGCAAGAACCTGAAGCGCTCTGCCGAGCTCTCCACCCTCGAGGAGGAGCTCGATCACGTGCGCTCCTACCTCGAGATCGAGCGGGCCCGCTTCCCGGACCGGCTCGTCGTCGAGATCGACGTGGACCCGGAGCTCCTGGCGGTCGAGCTGCCCACCTTCACGCTGCAGCCGCTCATCGAGAACGCCGTGAAGCACGGGCTCGCCGCCACCCTCGACCGCGGGGTGGCCCGCATTCGCGCCCGGCGCGAGGGAGACGTCGCCCTCATCGACGTCGAGGACAACGCCGGGACCTGGCGCGCTCCGCTCGCCGGCGACGGGCTCGGGATGACCCTCGTCGACCGGCGCATCAAGAGCCTCATGGGCGGCGCCTTCGGGGTGAGCGTCTCGTGCGTGCCGGCCGAGCTGACGCGGGTGACGGTGCGCGTCCCGCTGGAGGCGCGCGCGGCATGA
- a CDS encoding CUAEP/CCAEP-tail radical SAM (seleno)protein: protein MRSPGDILLVSTYELGHAPHGVALPKAFLERAGFSPAALDLAVEPLDPSRVRRARLVALSVPMHTALRLGLQAAARIRTLAPEAVLCFHGVYAPLHADLLLAAGAAAVLGGESDEELVSLARAVERGEPLARFVQRGGAAALRRRLDYPIPSREGLPPAERYARLAAADGSLRLAGYAEASRGCKHRCRHCPLPAVYDGRFFAVPVDAVVEDVAQQVARGVEHVTFGDPDFLNGPEHALRVARAMHARFPALTFDFTAKVEHLLRAGDALGELAGLGALFVTSAVESLSDEVLARLAKGHTRADALAAFDLADAAGVPLRPSLLPFTPWATLDDYLELLELLEARAWLENLDPVQLTIRLLVPPGSLLEGDPTIPFDGLDPAALTWRWRHPDPRMDALQTRVAAAVEAGVGAGEPALATIARVRSLALAAAGLPDGHVRVLSPDRRRVPRLTESWFC from the coding sequence GTGCGATCCCCCGGCGACATCCTCCTCGTCTCCACCTACGAGCTCGGGCACGCGCCCCACGGCGTGGCGCTCCCGAAGGCGTTCCTGGAGCGCGCCGGGTTCTCCCCCGCGGCGCTCGATCTGGCAGTCGAGCCGCTCGACCCGAGCCGCGTGCGGCGCGCACGGCTCGTCGCCCTGTCGGTCCCGATGCACACCGCCCTCCGGCTCGGCCTGCAGGCCGCGGCGCGGATCCGGACCCTCGCGCCGGAGGCCGTCCTCTGCTTCCACGGCGTGTACGCGCCCCTCCACGCCGACCTCCTCCTCGCCGCCGGCGCCGCCGCGGTGCTCGGCGGCGAGTCCGACGAGGAGCTCGTCTCGCTCGCCCGCGCGGTCGAGCGGGGGGAGCCGCTCGCGCGGTTCGTCCAGCGCGGCGGCGCCGCCGCCCTCCGGCGCCGGCTCGACTACCCCATCCCGAGCCGCGAGGGGCTCCCGCCGGCCGAGCGCTACGCCCGGCTCGCCGCCGCGGACGGCTCGCTCCGGCTCGCCGGCTACGCGGAGGCGAGCCGCGGCTGCAAGCACCGCTGCCGGCACTGTCCGCTCCCGGCCGTCTACGACGGGCGGTTCTTCGCGGTTCCCGTCGACGCCGTCGTGGAGGACGTCGCCCAGCAGGTGGCGCGCGGCGTCGAGCACGTCACCTTCGGCGACCCCGACTTCCTGAACGGCCCGGAGCACGCCCTCCGCGTCGCGCGCGCGATGCACGCCCGGTTCCCGGCCCTCACGTTCGACTTCACCGCGAAGGTCGAGCACCTCCTCCGCGCGGGGGACGCGCTCGGCGAGCTCGCCGGCCTCGGCGCGCTCTTCGTCACCTCCGCCGTGGAGTCGCTCTCCGACGAGGTGCTCGCCAGGCTCGCGAAGGGTCACACCCGCGCCGACGCGCTCGCCGCGTTCGATCTCGCCGACGCGGCCGGCGTGCCCCTGCGCCCCTCGCTCCTGCCGTTCACCCCCTGGGCGACGCTCGACGACTACCTCGAGCTCCTCGAGCTGCTCGAGGCGCGCGCCTGGCTCGAGAACCTCGACCCCGTCCAGCTCACGATCCGGCTGCTCGTGCCGCCCGGGTCGCTGCTCGAGGGCGATCCGACGATCCCGTTCGACGGGCTCGACCCCGCCGCGCTCACCTGGCGGTGGCGCCACCCCGATCCGCGGATGGACGCGCTGCAGACGCGGGTCGCGGCGGCGGTCGAGGCCGGCGTCGGGGCGGGCGAGCCAGCGCTCGCCACGATCGCGCGCGTGCGGTCGCTCGCGCTCGCGGCGGCGGGGCTCCCCGACGGCCACGTCCGCGTGCTCTCTCCGGACCGCCGGCGCGTCCCGCGCCTCACCGAGTCCTGGTTCTGCTGA
- a CDS encoding oxidative damage protection protein, translating into MARMVMCKKLGKELPGLTFKPFPNELGQRIYDSVSQDAWKLWLEHFKMIMNEYRLSPADPRSQEILYQQAEQFFFSEGAQLPPDYRPPRSKG; encoded by the coding sequence ATGGCTCGCATGGTGATGTGCAAGAAGCTCGGCAAGGAGCTGCCGGGGCTCACCTTCAAGCCGTTCCCGAACGAGCTCGGGCAGCGGATCTACGACTCGGTCTCGCAGGACGCCTGGAAGCTCTGGCTCGAGCACTTCAAGATGATCATGAACGAGTACCGGCTCTCTCCCGCCGATCCGCGCTCGCAGGAGATCCTGTACCAGCAGGCGGAGCAGTTCTTCTTCAGCGAGGGCGCGCAGCTCCCGCCCGACTACCGCCCCCCCCGCTCCAAGGGCTAG